One stretch of Streptomyces sp. NBC_01363 DNA includes these proteins:
- a CDS encoding PP2C family protein-serine/threonine phosphatase: MSAPHLPKVAGIDPTVPVSAHTAGSLSEVPSAPGAFIQDRLAGWVSDLTTLHELTERLARTGTLDDALHELLDAGAALVGARRGLVVLEPSDRRGPVSTVGLGLTHAELGLIETVPRTATSYGRILEGLPDAEGALTTPDLPGDTGLDPRRREVAARLGYAASYAMPITAEATGRLGAAVWLYDQPAEPLERQRHLVGLYAGYAGEHLARLLELERARADVATVREELLPSRLPRVAGVQLAARHRRAPQGGGDWYDALALPEGALGLAVGSVNGSGPSALAAMGRLRAGLRAYAVMEGEDPVAVLSDLELLLRLTEPARTATALFAYCEPAERKILLAGAGHTPPLVIGDRRTEFVETSVSAPLGMLACWEAPSVEITPAPGETVLFCTDGLLRRTGDSTDRAFARLHSAAASVPKAMRLDAGAVADHVLRTVLPDGLDRDDDAEDVVVLAARFD; the protein is encoded by the coding sequence ATGAGCGCCCCACACCTGCCGAAAGTGGCTGGAATCGATCCCACAGTTCCGGTTTCAGCGCACACTGCCGGGTCCTTGTCCGAAGTGCCGTCCGCCCCAGGAGCCTTCATCCAGGACCGGCTCGCCGGCTGGGTCTCCGACCTCACCACGTTGCACGAACTCACCGAGCGGCTGGCCAGAACCGGCACCCTCGACGACGCGCTCCACGAGCTGCTGGACGCCGGAGCCGCCCTGGTCGGCGCCCGCCGCGGCCTGGTCGTCCTCGAACCGTCCGACCGCCGCGGCCCCGTGAGCACCGTCGGCCTCGGGCTCACCCATGCCGAGCTCGGACTGATCGAGACGGTGCCGCGCACCGCCACCTCCTACGGCCGGATCCTGGAGGGGCTCCCGGACGCCGAAGGAGCGCTGACCACCCCCGACCTGCCCGGCGACACCGGCCTGGACCCCCGCCGCCGCGAAGTCGCCGCCCGGCTCGGATACGCCGCCAGCTACGCCATGCCGATCACCGCCGAGGCGACCGGCAGACTCGGTGCCGCCGTCTGGCTGTACGACCAACCCGCCGAACCCCTGGAGCGCCAGCGTCATCTCGTCGGCCTCTACGCCGGGTACGCCGGTGAGCACCTGGCCAGGCTGCTGGAACTGGAGCGGGCCAGGGCCGACGTCGCCACCGTCAGGGAGGAGCTGCTGCCCAGCCGGCTGCCCCGGGTCGCCGGCGTACAGCTGGCCGCCCGCCACCGCCGGGCGCCGCAGGGCGGTGGCGACTGGTACGACGCGCTGGCGCTGCCGGAGGGTGCGCTCGGTCTCGCCGTGGGCTCGGTGAACGGCTCCGGGCCCAGCGCCCTGGCCGCCATGGGACGGCTGCGGGCCGGCCTGCGGGCGTACGCGGTGATGGAGGGCGAGGATCCGGTCGCCGTGCTCTCGGACCTGGAGCTGCTGCTGCGGCTCACCGAACCGGCCCGTACGGCGACCGCGCTGTTCGCCTACTGCGAACCCGCCGAGCGCAAGATCCTGCTGGCCGGTGCGGGCCACACCCCGCCGCTCGTGATCGGCGACCGGCGCACCGAGTTCGTCGAGACCTCGGTCTCCGCGCCGCTGGGCATGCTCGCCTGCTGGGAGGCACCCAGCGTGGAGATCACCCCGGCGCCCGGCGAGACCGTACTGTTCTGCACCGACGGACTGCTGCGCCGCACCGGCGACTCGACGGACCGGGCGTTCGCGCGGCTCCACTCGGCGGCCGCTTCCGTGCCGAAGGCGATGCGTCTCGACGCCGGAGCCGTCGCCGACCACGTGCTGCGCACCGTGCTGCCGGACGGGCTCGACCGCGACGACGACGCGGAGGACGTGGTCGTCCTGGCCGCGCGTTTCGACTGA
- a CDS encoding aminopeptidase P family protein, with protein MAEELTPENPETEEEETVKQRKNGLYPGVSDELAANMKSGWADTELHGLEPIAQAAHTAARRAALSARFPGERLVIPAGNLKTRSNDTEYAFRSSTEYAYLTGDQTQDGVLVLEPTEDGHEATIHLLPRSNRENGEFWLDGQGELWVGRRHSLAEAEQLLGIPAKDVRELPAALTEATGPVRNVRGHDAGIEAALTDKVTAERDEELRVFLSEARLVKDAFEIAELEKACDATARGFEDVVKVLDKAEATSERYIEGTFFLRARIEGNDIGYGSICAAGPHATTLHWVRNDGAVRSGELLLLDAGVETNDLYTADVTRTLPINGTFTPLQRKIYDAVYEAQEAGIAAVKPGAGFRDFHDAAQRVLAEKLVEWGLLGDLSVDKVLELGLQRRWTLHGTGHMLGMDVHDCAAARTESYVNGTLEPGVCLTVEPGLYFQTDDLTVPEEYRGIGVRIEDDILVTEDGNRNLSDKLPRRADEVEEWMARLKG; from the coding sequence GTGGCTGAGGAGCTCACCCCGGAGAACCCGGAGACCGAGGAAGAAGAGACGGTCAAGCAGCGGAAGAACGGCCTGTACCCGGGCGTCTCCGATGAACTCGCCGCGAACATGAAGTCGGGTTGGGCCGATACCGAACTGCACGGCCTCGAACCGATCGCCCAGGCCGCACACACGGCCGCCCGCCGCGCCGCGCTCTCCGCGCGTTTCCCCGGTGAGCGACTGGTCATCCCCGCGGGCAACCTGAAGACCCGCTCCAATGACACCGAGTACGCCTTCCGCTCCTCCACCGAGTACGCGTACCTCACCGGCGACCAGACCCAGGACGGCGTCCTCGTCCTGGAGCCGACCGAGGACGGTCACGAGGCGACCATCCACCTGCTGCCTCGCTCCAACCGCGAGAACGGCGAGTTCTGGCTCGACGGCCAGGGCGAGCTGTGGGTCGGCCGCCGCCACTCCCTCGCCGAGGCCGAGCAGCTGCTGGGCATCCCGGCGAAGGACGTGCGCGAGCTCCCCGCCGCGCTGACCGAGGCCACCGGCCCGGTCCGCAACGTCCGCGGCCACGACGCCGGCATCGAGGCCGCGCTGACCGACAAGGTCACCGCGGAGCGCGACGAGGAGCTGCGCGTCTTCCTCTCCGAGGCCCGGCTGGTCAAGGACGCCTTCGAGATCGCCGAGCTGGAGAAGGCCTGCGACGCCACCGCGCGCGGCTTCGAGGACGTCGTGAAGGTCCTCGACAAGGCCGAGGCGACGAGCGAGCGCTACATCGAGGGCACCTTCTTCCTGCGTGCCCGCATCGAGGGCAACGACATCGGCTACGGCTCGATCTGCGCGGCCGGCCCGCACGCCACCACCCTGCACTGGGTGCGCAACGACGGCGCGGTGCGCTCCGGCGAGCTGCTGCTGCTCGACGCCGGTGTGGAGACCAACGACCTCTACACCGCCGACGTGACCCGCACCCTTCCGATCAACGGCACGTTCACGCCGCTGCAGCGGAAGATCTACGACGCCGTGTACGAGGCCCAGGAGGCGGGCATCGCCGCCGTCAAGCCCGGCGCCGGCTTCCGCGACTTCCACGACGCCGCACAGCGGGTGCTCGCCGAGAAGCTCGTCGAGTGGGGCCTGCTGGGCGACCTGTCCGTGGACAAGGTCCTGGAGCTGGGGCTCCAGCGCCGCTGGACGCTGCACGGCACCGGTCACATGCTCGGCATGGACGTCCACGACTGCGCCGCCGCGCGCACCGAGTCGTACGTCAACGGAACGCTGGAGCCCGGCGTCTGCCTCACGGTCGAGCCCGGTCTGTACTTCCAGACCGACGACCTGACCGTGCCCGAGGAGTACCGGGGCATCGGCGTCCGGATCGAGGACGACATCCTCGTCACCGAGGACGGCAACCGGAACCTCTCCGACAAGCTGCCGCGTCGGGCCGACGAGGTCGAGGAATGGATGGCCCGGCTCAAGGGCTGA
- a CDS encoding ATP-binding protein gives MSIWWSLHLRREAASVPLARRFLLGTMETAGVDPDISFDLSVALSEACANAVEHGGDHRVQEDQEGQGVPRDPWDVWDELPGAASGQYRVTAYLDGEKCRIEVADSGPGFPARRTLRTSAQQRGTQQHETHQQHEPQQYPPLNAEDGRGLCLIEQLADHVHFGNRPGSGAVVSFDKVLKWRKDALLMVS, from the coding sequence ATGAGCATCTGGTGGTCCCTCCATTTGCGGCGCGAGGCTGCGAGCGTTCCGCTGGCCCGTCGCTTCCTGCTGGGCACCATGGAGACCGCGGGAGTGGACCCGGACATCTCCTTCGATCTGTCGGTCGCACTCAGCGAGGCCTGTGCGAACGCCGTCGAGCACGGCGGTGACCACAGGGTTCAGGAAGACCAGGAAGGCCAGGGCGTTCCGCGGGATCCGTGGGACGTATGGGACGAGTTGCCCGGGGCGGCCTCCGGGCAGTACCGGGTCACCGCTTATCTGGACGGCGAGAAGTGCCGTATCGAGGTCGCCGATTCGGGGCCCGGCTTTCCCGCCCGGCGCACGCTCCGCACCTCCGCACAGCAGCGCGGGACCCAGCAGCACGAAACCCATCAGCAGCACGAACCCCAGCAGTACCCGCCGCTCAACGCCGAGGACGGGCGGGGCCTCTGTCTGATCGAGCAGCTCGCCGACCACGTGCACTTCGGCAACCGCCCCGGCAGCGGTGCCGTCGTCAGCTTCGACAAGGTCCTGAAATGGCGGAAGGACGCTCTGCTCATGGTGTCCTGA
- a CDS encoding YcnI family protein → MNVSRIALAGGVAASTVLLLAGTASAHVSVQPQGEAAKGGYATVNFKVPNERDNASTTKVEVNFPTDHPLASVMPQAVPGWDIEVTKSKLAKPMEMHGKKINEAVSKVTWTAEGDKDARGIRPGDFQQFPLSIGQLPEDADQLVFKAIQTYDNKEVVRWIEEQKAGAAEPESPAPVLALTAPTTGEHGATADAKGADAGAQATDKQTTAASDTSSSDTTARVLGIVGIVVGVAGVAFGVLAGRRRNA, encoded by the coding sequence ATGAACGTTTCCCGCATCGCCCTCGCCGGCGGCGTCGCCGCGTCCACCGTCCTGCTCCTCGCCGGTACGGCCTCCGCGCACGTCAGCGTGCAGCCGCAGGGCGAGGCCGCCAAGGGCGGTTACGCCACCGTCAACTTCAAGGTCCCCAACGAGCGCGACAACGCCTCGACGACCAAGGTCGAGGTCAACTTCCCGACCGACCACCCGCTGGCCTCCGTCATGCCGCAGGCCGTACCCGGCTGGGACATCGAGGTCACCAAGAGCAAGCTGGCCAAGCCGATGGAGATGCACGGCAAGAAGATCAACGAGGCCGTCTCCAAGGTCACCTGGACCGCCGAGGGCGACAAGGACGCGCGCGGCATCCGCCCCGGTGACTTCCAGCAGTTCCCGCTCTCCATCGGCCAGCTCCCCGAGGACGCCGACCAACTGGTGTTCAAGGCCATCCAGACGTACGACAACAAGGAAGTCGTCCGCTGGATCGAGGAGCAGAAGGCCGGCGCCGCCGAGCCCGAGAGCCCGGCGCCCGTCCTCGCGCTGACCGCGCCGACCACCGGCGAGCACGGCGCGACCGCCGACGCCAAGGGTGCCGACGCCGGCGCCCAGGCCACGGACAAGCAGACGACGGCCGCCTCGGACACCTCCTCCAGCGACACCACGGCCCGGGTCCTCGGCATCGTCGGCATCGTCGTCGGCGTGGCGGGCGTGGCCTTCGGCGTCCTCGCCGGCCGCCGCCGCAACGCCTGA
- a CDS encoding SCO family protein has translation MPKKTVLAAAFVAAAALTLSACGSSDDSAKKPIADVSVQAKTKAATVLDQPFTKPNLVLTDTHGKKYDLREQTKGKPTLIYFGYTNCPDVCPLIMSNIAIAKKSLPEADQEKLQVVFVTTDPERDTPSSLGSWLKSQDASFVGLTGDFPTIQAGARQIGIGIDAPKKEKDGTVVSMHGSQVIAFSPKTDKGYLVYSEDTSPDDYTKDLPKIVKGETP, from the coding sequence ATGCCTAAGAAAACGGTGCTGGCCGCGGCGTTCGTCGCCGCGGCCGCGCTCACCCTGTCCGCCTGCGGCAGCAGCGACGACAGCGCCAAGAAGCCCATCGCAGACGTATCGGTCCAGGCGAAGACCAAGGCCGCGACCGTCCTGGACCAGCCGTTCACCAAGCCGAATCTCGTCCTCACCGACACCCACGGCAAGAAGTACGACCTCCGGGAGCAGACCAAGGGCAAGCCGACCCTGATCTACTTCGGCTACACCAACTGCCCCGACGTCTGCCCGCTCATCATGAGCAACATCGCCATCGCCAAGAAGTCGCTGCCCGAGGCCGACCAGGAGAAGCTCCAGGTCGTCTTCGTGACCACCGACCCCGAGCGGGACACCCCGTCCTCGCTCGGCAGCTGGCTCAAGTCCCAGGACGCCTCCTTCGTCGGCCTCACCGGCGACTTCCCGACCATCCAGGCGGGCGCACGCCAGATCGGCATCGGCATCGACGCGCCGAAGAAGGAGAAGGACGGCACGGTCGTCTCGATGCACGGGTCCCAGGTCATCGCGTTCTCCCCGAAGACCGACAAGGGCTACCTCGTCTACAGCGAGGACACCTCGCCCGACGACTACACCAAGGACCTCCCCAAGATCGTCAAGGGGGAGACCCCGTGA
- a CDS encoding copper chaperone PCu(A)C — MNRRTTLAGIIALTTGLTLAGCSSSDGKPELKVTGAFMPQPVSDMAAGFLVIENSGGASDRLTSVTSPLSDDVTIHETKNQTMRMVTSFDVPAGGELDLERGGNHIMFMKLKQRPKQGEKVSVELHFEKADPIKVDLPVKETTHNPKKQ, encoded by the coding sequence GTGAACCGCCGCACCACCCTCGCCGGGATCATCGCCCTCACCACGGGGCTGACGCTGGCGGGTTGCTCGTCCTCGGACGGCAAGCCCGAGCTGAAGGTGACCGGCGCGTTCATGCCGCAGCCCGTCAGCGACATGGCGGCCGGATTCCTCGTCATAGAGAACAGCGGCGGGGCGTCCGACCGGCTCACCTCCGTCACCAGCCCGCTCTCCGACGATGTCACGATCCACGAGACGAAGAACCAGACGATGCGCATGGTGACATCCTTCGACGTGCCCGCGGGCGGCGAGCTGGATCTGGAGCGCGGCGGGAACCACATCATGTTCATGAAACTCAAGCAGCGGCCCAAGCAGGGCGAGAAGGTGTCCGTGGAGCTGCACTTCGAGAAGGCCGACCCGATAAAGGTCGACCTTCCCGTGAAGGAGACCACCCACAACCCGAAGAAGCAGTGA
- a CDS encoding copper resistance CopC/CopD family protein, protein MTATAPHFGPPPSTPSTRRPLAAAALLAALVGMVFGLLLGGAGPASAHAALTGSDPQDGAVVATAPKEVTLTFSEQVALGDDSIRILDPAGKRADTGAAPRDLQSGSTVKYGVSLHAGLPDGTYTVAWQAVSADSHPVSGAFTFSVGAPSKTAVALPTDEAGGGLVGTLYGIARYAAYAGFILLAGGSAFVLACWQRGAGARPLQRLVVRGWMTLTVATLAMLLLRNPYTGSGKLPDAFDLDGLKAVLDTKPGAALVSRLLLLGASALFIAVLFGAYAKREDEREKKDLTFGLAIGGTVIAAGIAGTWALAEHASTGIQPGIAMPVDVLHLLAVAAWLGGLTALLVALYRTPDIDATAVRRFSGIAFGSVIVLAATGIYQSWRQVGTWSALTGTGYGQLLLVKVGLVAVLVGIAWFSRRWTARLIAGGVGTETGSEAGDGERPHEAVSDEAGTPGTSMSTVENPARAAQLARQQAAVATAQKKRIRDADPERSGLRRSVLAEVGVAVALLAVTTVLTSTEPARTEEEAARTSTAATAPAAEGPVSLKLPFDTGGTNGRGTVRMEITPAGTGANELHIWIDGADGKAMDVPEVKVAFTLESKDIGPLPVVPARLAEGHWTADGVQIPMPGNWKVAVTVRTSDIDQTTIDKNVKIG, encoded by the coding sequence ATGACAGCCACCGCCCCGCACTTCGGACCGCCCCCGTCCACTCCCTCGACACGCCGTCCACTCGCCGCGGCCGCGCTCCTCGCCGCCCTCGTCGGCATGGTGTTCGGCCTGTTGCTGGGAGGTGCGGGCCCGGCGTCCGCGCATGCCGCACTGACCGGGAGCGATCCGCAGGACGGGGCGGTGGTCGCCACCGCCCCCAAGGAGGTCACGCTCACCTTCTCCGAGCAGGTCGCCCTCGGCGACGACTCCATCCGGATCCTGGATCCCGCCGGCAAACGCGCCGACACCGGCGCCGCGCCCCGTGATCTGCAGAGCGGATCCACCGTGAAGTACGGCGTCTCGCTGCACGCCGGACTGCCCGACGGGACGTACACCGTCGCCTGGCAGGCGGTGTCCGCGGACAGCCACCCCGTGTCCGGCGCCTTCACCTTCTCCGTCGGAGCACCCTCGAAGACCGCCGTGGCGCTCCCGACGGACGAGGCCGGGGGCGGCCTCGTCGGCACTCTCTACGGCATCGCGCGCTACGCCGCGTACGCCGGTTTCATCCTGCTGGCCGGCGGCTCCGCCTTCGTACTGGCCTGCTGGCAGCGCGGGGCGGGTGCCCGCCCCCTCCAACGCCTGGTCGTACGCGGCTGGATGACCCTCACCGTCGCCACCCTGGCCATGCTGCTCCTGCGCAACCCGTACACCGGATCGGGGAAGCTCCCGGACGCCTTCGACCTCGACGGCCTGAAGGCCGTGCTGGACACCAAGCCCGGCGCCGCACTCGTCTCCCGGCTGCTGCTGCTCGGCGCTTCCGCGCTGTTCATCGCCGTGCTCTTCGGGGCCTACGCCAAGCGCGAGGACGAGCGCGAGAAGAAGGACCTCACCTTCGGGCTGGCCATCGGCGGCACGGTGATCGCTGCCGGGATCGCCGGTACGTGGGCGCTCGCCGAGCACGCCTCCACCGGGATCCAGCCCGGCATCGCCATGCCGGTCGACGTCCTCCATCTGCTGGCCGTCGCCGCCTGGCTCGGTGGTCTCACGGCCCTGCTGGTCGCGCTCTACCGGACCCCCGACATCGACGCCACGGCCGTACGGCGCTTCTCCGGCATCGCGTTCGGCAGCGTGATCGTGCTCGCCGCGACCGGGATCTATCAGTCCTGGCGCCAGGTCGGCACCTGGTCCGCGCTCACCGGCACCGGATACGGGCAACTGCTGCTCGTGAAGGTGGGGCTCGTCGCCGTCCTGGTCGGGATCGCCTGGTTCTCGCGGCGCTGGACGGCGCGTCTGATCGCGGGCGGGGTCGGCACGGAAACAGGGTCCGAGGCCGGGGACGGAGAGAGGCCCCATGAAGCGGTCTCCGACGAGGCCGGGACCCCGGGCACATCGATGTCCACGGTCGAGAACCCCGCGCGGGCGGCTCAACTCGCCCGGCAGCAGGCCGCCGTGGCCACCGCCCAGAAGAAGCGGATCCGCGACGCCGACCCCGAACGGTCCGGGCTCCGCCGGTCGGTGCTGGCGGAAGTGGGAGTCGCCGTCGCGCTGCTGGCGGTGACGACCGTACTGACCTCGACCGAGCCGGCACGTACCGAGGAAGAAGCGGCCCGCACGTCGACGGCGGCGACCGCCCCGGCGGCCGAAGGCCCGGTCAGCTTGAAGCTGCCCTTCGACACGGGCGGCACGAACGGCAGGGGAACGGTGCGGATGGAGATCACCCCCGCCGGCACCGGCGCCAATGAGCTCCACATCTGGATCGACGGCGCCGACGGAAAGGCCATGGACGTCCCCGAGGTGAAGGTCGCCTTCACGCTGGAGTCCAAGGACATCGGCCCGCTCCCCGTCGTCCCCGCCCGGCTGGCCGAGGGCCACTGGACCGCCGACGGCGTCCAGATCCCGATGCCGGGCAACTGGAAGGTCGCCGTGACCGTCCGTACCTCGGACATCGATCAGACGACCATCGACAAGAACGTGAAGATCGGTTGA
- the efeB gene encoding iron uptake transporter deferrochelatase/peroxidase subunit, translating into MSRRRLIGSAGAAGATGLMLGAAGGATGYAATRPDEAAALTTVGSTQVMFHGKHQPGITTPLQARGHLVAFDLVPGAGRKEAAALMRRWSAVAERLMAGDPAGDGAADGPDHDTGIALDAGPSSLTVTFGFGRTFFERTGLTGNRPPGLDPLPPFSSDRIDAGRSNGDLWVQIGADDALVAFHALRAVQKEAAPAARIRWQMNGFNRAPGATAQPMTARNLMGQVDGTNNPKPTESDFERRVFVPSGTDAKYDWLAGGSYAVVRRIRMLLDDWEKLPVQRQEQVIGRRKKDGAPLSGGAETTVMDLDRAGPDGKLLIPDNAHARISSPEKNSGAAMLRRPFSYHDGISADGTPDAGLLFICWQADPLRGFVPVQRKLDRGDALSPFIRHEASGLFAVPGGAAEGEYVGQRLLES; encoded by the coding sequence ATCTCCCGGCGTCGGCTGATCGGCAGCGCGGGCGCGGCCGGTGCGACCGGGCTGATGCTGGGCGCGGCGGGCGGCGCGACCGGCTATGCCGCGACCCGGCCCGACGAAGCCGCCGCACTGACCACGGTCGGCTCCACCCAGGTGATGTTTCACGGGAAACATCAACCGGGGATCACCACTCCGCTTCAGGCGCGCGGCCATCTCGTCGCCTTCGACCTGGTGCCCGGTGCCGGACGCAAGGAAGCCGCTGCCCTGATGCGCCGGTGGTCGGCCGTGGCCGAGCGCCTGATGGCCGGCGATCCGGCCGGGGACGGCGCGGCGGACGGTCCGGACCATGACACCGGGATCGCGCTGGATGCCGGACCGTCCTCGCTGACCGTCACCTTCGGCTTCGGCCGGACCTTCTTCGAACGCACGGGCCTGACCGGCAATCGCCCACCGGGGCTCGACCCGCTGCCGCCCTTCTCCTCCGACCGCATCGACGCCGGGCGCTCCAACGGTGACCTCTGGGTCCAGATCGGCGCGGACGACGCGCTCGTCGCCTTCCACGCACTGCGTGCCGTGCAGAAGGAGGCCGCCCCCGCCGCCAGGATCCGCTGGCAGATGAACGGCTTCAACCGCGCCCCCGGCGCCACGGCCCAGCCGATGACCGCCCGCAATCTGATGGGCCAGGTCGACGGCACCAACAACCCGAAACCGACCGAGAGCGACTTCGAGCGCCGCGTCTTCGTCCCGAGTGGAACCGACGCGAAGTACGACTGGCTCGCGGGCGGCTCGTACGCGGTCGTGCGCCGGATCAGAATGCTGCTCGACGACTGGGAGAAGCTCCCGGTGCAACGACAGGAGCAGGTCATAGGGCGCCGGAAGAAGGACGGCGCTCCGCTGAGCGGCGGCGCCGAGACCACCGTGATGGACCTCGACAGGGCCGGCCCCGACGGCAAGCTCCTGATCCCGGACAACGCCCACGCCCGGATCTCCTCCCCCGAGAAGAACAGCGGCGCGGCCATGCTGCGGCGCCCCTTCTCGTACCACGACGGCATCTCGGCGGACGGCACTCCGGACGCCGGTCTGCTGTTCATCTGCTGGCAGGCGGATCCGCTGCGCGGGTTCGTCCCGGTGCAGCGCAAGCTGGACCGGGGTGACGCCCTGTCCCCGTTCATCCGGCACGAGGCGAGCGGCCTGTTCGCGGTGCCGGGCGGTGCGGCGGAAGGCGAGTACGTGGGGCAGCGGCTTCTGGAGTCCTGA
- the pheA gene encoding prephenate dehydratase: MSATRYAYLGPEGTFTEVALRTLPEAATRELVPMVSVPAALDAVRSGAAAAALVPIENSVEGGITATLDELTTGEPLMIYREVLLSITFALLVRPGTKLSDIKSVTAHPAAQPQVRNWMAAHLPDAVWESAASNADGARLVQEGRYDAAFAGEFAAATYGLEPLVTEIHDAVNAQTRFVLVGRPARPAAPTGADKTSVVIWLGEDHPGALLELLQEFAVRGVNLMLIQSRPTGAGIGNYCFAVDAEGHIADRRVGEALMGLKRICPKVRFLGSYPRAGVALQDVRPLRAGTSDAAFTEASDWLTRNLDGRG; the protein is encoded by the coding sequence ATGTCCGCCACGCGCTACGCCTATCTCGGCCCCGAAGGTACTTTCACCGAGGTCGCCCTCCGTACGCTCCCGGAAGCCGCCACCCGCGAACTCGTCCCGATGGTCTCCGTACCGGCCGCTCTGGACGCGGTACGCAGCGGGGCCGCCGCGGCGGCGCTCGTGCCGATCGAGAACTCCGTCGAGGGCGGCATCACCGCGACGCTCGACGAGCTGACCACCGGCGAGCCGCTGATGATCTACCGCGAGGTGCTGCTCTCCATCACCTTCGCGCTGCTGGTGCGGCCGGGCACCAAGCTGTCCGACATCAAGTCGGTCACCGCGCACCCGGCCGCACAGCCGCAGGTGCGCAACTGGATGGCCGCCCACCTCCCGGACGCCGTGTGGGAGTCGGCGGCCTCCAACGCGGACGGCGCCCGGCTGGTGCAGGAGGGCCGGTACGACGCCGCCTTCGCCGGTGAGTTCGCGGCGGCCACGTACGGCCTCGAACCGCTGGTGACCGAGATCCATGACGCGGTGAACGCGCAGACCCGCTTCGTCCTGGTGGGCCGCCCCGCCCGGCCGGCGGCGCCGACGGGCGCGGACAAGACGTCCGTGGTCATCTGGCTGGGCGAGGACCACCCCGGTGCCCTGCTCGAACTGCTCCAGGAGTTCGCGGTGCGCGGGGTGAACCTGATGCTGATCCAGTCGCGGCCGACGGGGGCCGGCATCGGCAACTACTGCTTCGCGGTGGATGCCGAGGGGCACATCGCGGACCGCCGGGTCGGCGAGGCGCTGATGGGGCTGAAGCGGATCTGCCCGAAGGTGCGCTTCCTGGGTTCGTACCCGCGGGCAGGCGTGGCCTTGCAGGACGTGCGGCCGCTGCGCGCGGGAACGTCGGACGCCGCGTTCACGGAGGCCTCCGACTGGCTGACCAGGAACCTGGACGGCCGAGGCTGA
- the serS gene encoding serine--tRNA ligase has product MIDLRLLREDPDRVRASQRARGEDVELVDALLSADERRRSSGVRFDELRSEQKALGKLIPKASPDERAELLKKAEQLKADVKAADAAQDEADAEAKRLMLQIGNIVHEDVPVGGEEDFVVLETHGTIRDFGAEGFEPKDHLELGEKLGAIDMERGAKVSGSRFYYLTGVGALLELALVNAAIAQAGEAGFIPMLTPALVRPRAMEGTGFLGQAAENVYHLEKDDYYLVGTSEVPLAAYHMDEIIDAEKLPLRYAGFSPCYRREAGTYGKDTRGIFRVHQFDKVEMFSYVDPADAEAEHRRLLDWEKQWLTALELPFQVIDVATGDLGASASRKFDCEAWIPTQGKYRELTSASNCNGFQARRLSVRMRDTRDGKKVLQPLSTLNGTLCAVPRTIVAILENHQLADGSVRVPEVLRPYLGGREVLEPVAK; this is encoded by the coding sequence GTGATTGACCTTCGCCTGCTCCGTGAGGACCCCGACCGTGTTCGCGCCTCCCAGCGCGCCCGTGGAGAGGACGTCGAACTCGTCGACGCCCTTCTCTCCGCCGACGAGCGGCGCAGGTCGTCCGGTGTCCGCTTCGACGAACTCCGCTCCGAGCAGAAAGCGCTCGGCAAACTCATCCCCAAGGCCTCGCCCGACGAGCGCGCCGAGCTGCTCAAGAAGGCCGAGCAGCTGAAGGCCGACGTCAAGGCCGCCGACGCCGCACAGGACGAGGCCGACGCCGAGGCCAAGCGCCTGATGCTCCAGATCGGCAACATCGTCCACGAGGACGTGCCGGTCGGCGGCGAGGAGGACTTCGTCGTCCTGGAGACGCACGGAACGATCCGTGACTTCGGGGCCGAGGGCTTCGAGCCCAAGGACCACCTGGAGCTCGGCGAGAAGCTCGGCGCCATTGACATGGAGCGCGGCGCCAAGGTCTCCGGCTCGCGCTTCTACTACCTGACGGGTGTCGGCGCGCTGCTGGAGCTGGCCCTCGTCAACGCGGCGATCGCGCAGGCCGGCGAGGCCGGCTTCATCCCGATGCTGACACCGGCGCTGGTCCGCCCGCGCGCCATGGAAGGCACCGGATTCCTCGGCCAGGCCGCGGAGAACGTGTACCACCTGGAGAAGGACGACTACTACCTGGTCGGCACCTCCGAGGTCCCGCTCGCCGCGTACCACATGGACGAGATCATCGACGCCGAGAAGCTGCCGCTGCGCTACGCGGGCTTCTCGCCCTGCTACCGCCGTGAGGCCGGTACGTACGGCAAGGACACCCGGGGCATCTTCCGGGTGCACCAGTTCGACAAGGTCGAGATGTTCTCGTACGTCGACCCGGCGGACGCCGAGGCGGAGCACCGCAGGCTCCTCGACTGGGAGAAGCAGTGGCTCACCGCTCTTGAGCTGCCCTTCCAGGTGATCGACGTCGCCACCGGCGACCTGGGCGCCTCGGCCTCCCGGAAGTTCGACTGCGAGGCGTGGATCCCGACGCAGGGCAAGTACCGCGAGCTGACGTCCGCGTCGAACTGCAACGGATTCCAGGCCCGCCGCCTGTCCGTCCGGATGCGCGACACCCGCGACGGCAAGAAGGTGCTCCAGCCGCTGTCCACGCTGAACGGCACGCTCTGCGCCGTACCGCGCACGATCGTGGCGATTCTGGAGAACCACCAGCTGGCCGACGGTTCGGTACGGGTGCCCGAGGTGCTCCGGCCGTATCTGGGCGGGCGCGAGGTTCTGGAGCCGGTCGCCAAGTGA